The DNA region TTCATCGCATTGGCAAGCGATAATATGATACCGGTGGTCGGGGTCGAACCGACACTCCTCACGGAACACGATTTTGAGTCGTGCGCGTCTGCCAATTCCGCCACACCGGCAAATAATGGCAGGGGTAGTAGGAATTGAACCCACACCAAAGGTTTTGGAGACCTTCGTTCTACCTTTAAACTATACCCCTATATTGGAAAGTTATTTTCACTATCGCGAAAAAAAATTGGTTATTTATACTATCGTAAAAATAACTTTGGTGGAGGGGGACGGATTCGAACCGCCGAACCCGGAGGGAGCGGATTTACAGTCCGCCGCGTTTAGCCACTTCGCTACCCCTCCACATATATTAAGTTAGATGATAAAAGTAAAAATGGAGGAGGAAGAGGGATTCGAACCCCCGCGCGGTATGACCCGCCTGTCGGTTTTCAAGACCGATCCCTTCAGCCAGACTTGGGTATTCCTCCAAATAAAACATTATTGTTATTATTTTGCTTCACAAAAAACTTGGTAGCGGCGGAGGGAGTCGAACCCCCGACCTTTCGGGTATGAACCGAACGCTCTAGCCAGCTGAGCTACACCGCCAAATAAATAAATCAGATTTTGAGTTATTTCACCATTTTAAAAAGCTTAAGTTATTTTGCTTCACAAGAAACCCTGGTGGAGCCTAGCGGGATCGAACCGCTGACCTCCTGCGTGCAAGGCAGGCGCTCTCCCAGCTGAGCTAAGGCCCCATAATATAAGTAGAATGGTCGGGAAGACAGGATTCGAACCTGCGACCCCTTGGTCCCAAACCAAGTGCTCTACCAAGCTGAGCTACTTCCCGAAATAATCTCGAAAATGCAACCATATCTGAAAACAGAAATGGTGCCGAGGACCGGAATCGAACCGGTACGGTAGTCACCTACCGCAGGATTTTAAGTCCTGTGCGTCTGCCAGTTCCGCCACCCCGGCATTGTGATTGGAGCGGAAGACGGGATTCGAACCCGCGACCCCCACCTTGGCAAGGTGATGTTCTACCACTGAACTACTTCCGCAATATTAACTATTTTACTAACTTCGCAACTTGTCAGCAGCGACAAGATTTATATTACAACTTATCTCGACAAAAATCAACCACTAAAATGAAGGTTTTTTATGGAATTGAAAATATTCTTCTAAAATAGCAAAAAATAATATTCTTTATCCAGCCCATTCCTCACTCCATCTGAATAGATTAATGTTAGATGACAACAAAAGGAAAAAAATAAGGTTGATATCTGTTTTTATGGGAAAAAATACAAATAGTGATAGTTAAAAAATAAGGAGATGATGTTGGGTTGAAATATTTCCTAAGGAAAAAAGAAGAAGACGAAACTTCTAATAATCAGCCAGAAAAAAGTCAATTAGAGAACAATGGTGAGACTTTACCCGAATTTGATGTCCACGGAACCGCACTAAACGTACTTTCCTAAAGAATAACCCTTTGCATATTTCGCAAAGGGTTTCTTAATACCTTTTTATTGCCTTTAAACCAATGGCTTCACCTTGAAATGAAACAACTTTTTCATCCTCAATTACAATTTTAAATTTGTCTTTTACTTTTTGACTGGTGTCAAGGATGTATTGTGTTAATTTTTCTTTCTCACTTATGGAAAGTTTCATTCGATTACACCATGGCTCAAAATGAAAAGTTTTTTCAAAGCGATGCCATTCAAAAATTTCAAAACCGCTTCCTTCAAGCATCTGTAGCCATTCTGTTTTTTTCCAAGCTCGAAAATGGCTATAATCTCTCACTTTTTCAATTGTATTATAAAACAAATCAAATTCATCATCTTCTGGAACCACATTATCATCTAGAAGAAATTGGCCTTTGGAAGTTAGGACTCGATGGGCCTCTTCAATAAATGTTTTCACATTAGGAAAATGATGCGGTGCGATTCGGCAGGTCACAATATCAAAAGATTCATCAGAAAAAGGGAGCATTTCTGCGTCACCTTTTACAAATGTAACATT from Neobacillus sp. FSL H8-0543 includes:
- a CDS encoding class I SAM-dependent methyltransferase, giving the protein MEIKKDVQQQFGKSAASYVTSPIHKDGKDLLKLVEMAGVTGQERLLDVATGGGHTANAFAPLVKKVTAVDLTQEMLDAAENFIKGNGYQNVTFVKGDAEMLPFSDESFDIVTCRIAPHHFPNVKTFIEEAHRVLTSKGQFLLDDNVVPEDDEFDLFYNTIEKVRDYSHFRAWKKTEWLQMLEGSGFEIFEWHRFEKTFHFEPWCNRMKLSISEKEKLTQYILDTSQKVKDKFKIVIEDEKVVSFQGEAIGLKAIKRY